Part of the Falco naumanni isolate bFalNau1 chromosome 3, bFalNau1.pat, whole genome shotgun sequence genome is shown below.
GTTGCTTCTTTTCGTGTCCTTGTCGCAGCTTTTTctagtgtatttttttattattattattattcctatATATTTTTCCCCCGCCGCGTTTTGCACAATCTGTGCCGGGCGACCCGGGCATTAAGGAGccgtgtgtgtgcgtgtgtgcgcgCCAGTGTTTGCACGGAGAAACGCGCCTGCTGCTTCGAGGCGGAATTTTCTAACAAAGGAGCAAGTCCGGGGAGAAGCACGCAGCGCATCTTCACCTCACCTCCCCTCCTCCCGGtccctcaaaagaaaaaaaaaaaaaaaaaaaaaaaaaaaaaaaaagaaaaagaagaaaaaagactgaagcaaaTGCCGTTAATCCACGGGCACTGAAAATCCTGATGCTAAAAAGGCAAAGGGCGACAAGCCCCTGACTCATGTCCCCGAGCGCCCGATGGCGACCCTGGCTCGGTCCCACcgccctcctcctgccccagacCGCCGCTGCCCGGCCGGGCGCGCCTTTAGCgaccggggtgggggggcgaggggggagggggcgagggggcggcgcgggggccggggcgggcggggggccggCGGTGCTGACctgtgcccctgcccccccagcgcACCTGGTGCAGGCGGTGAGAGCGGCGGGGCGGTGCGATGCGGTCTTTAGGGGCTTCTCGGACTGTTTGCTGCGGCTGGGCGATAACATGGCCAACTACCCGCAGGACCTGGACGACAAGAGAAACCTCCAAACGATCTGCGCGTAggtctttcctctctccttcgGGGCCGCGGGGGGACAACGGGACTAGCGGGTCACCCGGGGCTGGGCAAGGGGGAGGGCGAGGTTGGATGGTGGCGGTGGGCGGGGAAGCAGCAGAAGTAACGCGGGGTTCGGCGCTTCGGGGCTGGGTTCTCCGCTCCGGGCTTCCCCCGAGGGCGCTGCCGtagggcagcagggcagcctggaGGGAGTTTTTACAACgtctttttttagttttcccaCCGTGAAtctgggggagaggggggtgggggggtgggggttgtttgttttctttttctgtttgtttagcTGTTTGtggggattttattttctctttcccctccttaGCCCCTCGCTTGcattcttccccttctcctgcttcGCCCTGGGTGTTGACATGAGCTGCACGGGGGTTGTTCCCCCCTTTCCTATTGCTGCCTTCGGGACTCAGGGTCACTGCCAGGCTCCGGGGTCCCCCCGGGCGCTCAGGGCAGTGGCAGGCCGGGGACAGGCAGCTCACCCTGGCCGGCGACAGCCTGCCCTAGGGAGGTGATTCCTCGGAAAATAGATgtaattaaatacaaaagaGCCCAGCCGCAATATGAATCGCCCAGCGGCAGAGGGGCGGCCGTCGCGGCTGTCCcgacagcagctctgccccccagccccgcgcctCTCGGGTCCCCTGGCTCCCGGAGAAAGGCCATTGTCCCCCCCCGGCTTGCCCCGCTCCTGGCAcaaaggggaggagaaggaaggggcaacgataaaggggaaaaataataaaaaggaaaacaacaacaaaaaaataataaagggagaaaaagagctCACCTTGCTAAATCGGTTtctgctcccttccttcccaaTTCCTCTCCGAAGCTGGAGGAACTGGGACAGGTGGAGGAGCCCTGAATGAGGCGTGGGTTTCCCCAGAGCTCAGGGCAGTCGGTCTTACCAGGGAGGGAAACTGGGGCGGCTGCTGGGGCCGGGGAGCCGCCTGCTCCGGCCTTGCACGTCCCGCTgcggggtcccggtcctgggcagggaggcagaaacGGGCCTTTTCGATActtgtgggaaagaaaaaagaaaagaagagaaaagaagagaaaagaagagaaaagaaaagaagagaaaagaaaagaagagaaaagaaaagaagagaaaagaaaagaaaagaaaagaaaagaaaagaaaagaaaagaaaagaaaagaaaagaagagaaaagaagagaaaaggaaagaaaaagataaaataaaataaaataaaataaaataaaataaaataaaataaaataaaataaaataaaataaaataaaataaaatctggctGCACAGGGTATTCTCCCGTCTCcctgttgctgttttctggcACAAACTCCCCTCCCAccgaaaaaaacccaaccaaccaaacaaaaatagagaaaatcATGTTTAGAAACGAGCCAAGGTCCTTAGACATAAATATGTTTGGAACaggttttttctgattttgctccgtgaaaatcagaaaacaaaggacataaatgggaagaaaggaaaggaaaggaaaggaaaggaaaggaaaggaaaggaaaggaaaggaaaggaaaggaaaggaaaggaaaggaaaggaaaggaaaggaaaggaaaggaaaggaaaggaaaggaaaggaaaggaaaggaaaggaaaggaaaggaaaggaaaggaaaggaaaggaaaaagagaagagaagagaagagaagagaagagaagagaagagaagagaagagaagagaagagaagagaagagaagagaagagaagagaagagactGCAAAGAGAAGAGACTGCAACCTTCCTCTCCTCCTACCAGAGATTTCTGAGTCAAGCACCTGCTAAGGCTGGCATCTCGCTGTAAATGCTGAGTTGCAGTTTACCTTATGTAGGGTATAACACCTTGTGTGAGGAATAAATACCCCCGGGCAGCAGTGTCCTAATATGTCCTTTGGCCGGGCAGCACCGGACCAGAGGTGGTTCCGACCTGTAAAAAGTACCTCTTTTCCAAGCAAGACCCTTTTTCCGACCACCTCCCACCACTCGATTGCCTTCGCCCTGTGCTGGGATGTGTATTGAAAGAAGACGGGtaaagatttaattttcctttgggAGATGCaattacagcagaaatactGCAGGAGAGGCACACTCTCAGACTCTGGCTTCTCAGTATCTCATTATTTATTACAAATGTATCAAACATTGGGAGTCTACAACCGGCTTAGAGTGCTCATAAATTAGAAACTGTAcgactacttaaaaaaaaaaaaaaagaaaagaaaaaagaaagagagaaagaaagaaagaataaaagaaaggaagaaaggaagaaagaaagaaaggaaggaagaaagaaggaaagaaagaaagaaagaaaaagaacgAATATCCAACTTTCCAGGCACCTGCCTTGAGGCAAGGGGAAAATAGGAGGCAGAGGGCAGATTCAGGGTGACTTTCGATAACACAGACGAGGAGAGGAAAGGTCCCTCCGAGGCGGGGCAGTGGGACGGGTCCAGCCCCGGCGGCAAACCTGGCTCCAATCCCCCTGAAAAATCATGGAATCCTAAaatcgtttaggttggagaagatctttaagatcacCGAGTCCAACCGataacccagcactgccaagtccaccactaatccatgtccctaagcgccacattTACACGTCTTTtgaatacttccagggatggtgattccaccacccAAACTCGGCAGCctattccaatgcttgaccacccttccagtgaagaatttttcctaatacccaatcgaaacctctcctggcacaacttgaggccgtttgcccttgtcctgtcgcttgttacaTGGGAAAAGGGACCgtcacccacctgcctacagcctcctttcaggcagctgtagagagggATAAGGCCCCCCCGAGTCTCCccctctccagactaaacaccccagttcccccagccggtcctcacaggacttgtgctccagacccttccccagctccgttgtCCTCCTTTGGACACGCAGAAGGGaattattaaaaggaaaaggaaaaccgTGTGGGAACTGGAAATTATTCTGACGAAGGAGAAACCCTTCGCTGTCTATAGACCCCTGGCCACGGATGAGGAGCCCCTCCCGCCGCTCCCCGAGGTGCGGGGCGCCCGGGGCGCCCAGGAAGGTCCAGGAGGGGATGatgctccttcctccttctccttttctcctcctcttcctccttctcctcctctttctcctcctttcctgccCCTGCAGTCAGGGCCCGATTCCGCCCCGGGGATCCCTCCCGAGGGTCTCTAACACCTCACCGGGACCCTCCAGGATACCGCCTCTTACCTGGGAAAAGCGATGCCTTTCCCACCCCCATCTGCCCCTACGAACCCCCCCCGGACGAGCCCGCTGGCTCCCAGGGGCGCCTGCCAGCTGGGGGGTGCATGCCCTCCCCCGCCAGGCAGAGACCGCTGCGGCAGCCACCCAGCAAAGCGATTTCTGCACCATCCCGCCCGGGCCGGGCTGTGCCGAAGGcggggttggggaggggggacccTCGCAAACCCAGCCAGCGGCAGCCCCCCCCGGGAGGTGGCAGGGGAGCCGGTACCCAGCGCAAagcgggcagggggcgggctgtggggcaggcaggggaaggcgAGGGGCCCAGGATCCCTCCCAGAAACCGGTGTCTCGGGTGGGAGGGGGGCCGGGTTTTAGGGCGGGGGAGGCGGCAGCTCCTCCCCGCCTGGCGCCAGCCCCCTTTAGGGCATTCCCCCGCTCGGCGCCGCCGtcggggggccggggctgcgggcccAAgggggcgccccccgcccccctccggGGATGGTTGGGTGCGTGCCTGTTTTGACGCCggctgctctcccctcctgcaggTACTGGGACGATTTCCACGCCTGCACCCTCACAGCGCTCACCGATTGCCAGGAAGGAGCGACAGACCTCTGGGAGAAATTGAGACGGGAATCCAAAAACCTCGATTTCCAAGGCAGCTTATTTGAACTGTGCGGAGGCGGCAGCGGCGCGGCACCGTCCCTCCTCCCGCCGGCTTTGCCCCTGCTCCTGGCGGCTCTGTGGGCTGCGCTAGTGACCTGGCTGCCTTTCTAGGGGGGCGAGCACACTCACACCCACACCCTCTCCATGTGCTGGATCTATAGAGGAAGTGTCCATCCGTTGCTTTGGGGACGttgtgcttttctgtggttgatgatgatggtggtggtggtggtggctgatGATGGTGAAACACCCATGTAGGACTGTGGAAGCGTTCtccctttattttttgtgttttatttgccAAATGTTACCAAACAGGCAGCGGCGCGCAGCCCAAATCGGACCTCAGCTTTACTATCGCTTCGaatcaaaaatagaaaaaaaatataataaaaaaaaaaaccaaactcgAGCCCTCGTTGTGCAAAAGCAATCTCAGGAACGGCTCTGGGCCACCTAACGCTAAGGTTGTGATCGGCCGGGATACCTCCCGGCGAGCCACGGGCTCCTCAAACGTGTGCGAGGCGAGAACAAAAAcgcaggcaaaaagaaaaaaaaataaaaaaaggcactgGTGATGAATCCAAGGTAGATGGCCACGTGTGAAGCATATGGTGAATAATTCACAATCTCTCATCTTTCCTCCACAGTCGCTTGTTTTTTGGTCAttccactgcaaaaaaaaaaattataaataaataaaaaagagcatttttccTCAAGGGGGAAAGAGAGCGAGCGAGAGAGGGGGAAACGAACAGttaaggaaggaagggaagaagagaaagaaagagatgtgTCTAAATACCCGGCGGAGTGAAGGAATGCTGCTAACCGAGCTCTGAGAGTTTACCTTTACTTGCTGTTCGAAAACATCTTTCCGAATTCactgcctttaatttttttcctcctctttgtttTAGATGTTACACATACCAGTAAAATACCTGAATATCCAACCGTAGAGATCACAAAAAGGGGGCTTAAATGTaaacctaaacaaacaaacaaactaacTAACCcaacaacagcaaaatgcttttaaaaaaaaaaaaagagccttgattttaaaagagaagaaaaatgtaatttaaacaaaagTTTATTATAAAGTCaattcagcaaaaaaaacaaaaaacaaaaaaagatttgctaCAAAGTATAGACagaagtataaaataaaaattattgtttGAAATGAGGGTGTCGtcctttttataaaatatgccTAGAGTATCTCGAAAAGGACAGGGTTTTTAAGGCAAGGATGGCTAAATCCTGCACCGCTCCCTGGATGAACATGGCAATTTCAGTTCAAACAAGGACAGGGCAGCAGAATTGCTTAGTCGGagccttccttcccccccccccccccccttttaatttatttcttaaaaatacgCTATAAAtcctcccaccctcctcctcctcccaaaccCCCACCCCGCAGCACCCCCGCTCCCCACGGCCGGCGAAGGGGACCCGGCGCAGCACagcgcgggggcgggcggcgcggcgggcccgCGGGCGCGGTGCGGCGCGGAACCTCGGCGGAGGGCGAGCAGCAAACCACCATTAAGGAGGAGGCTGCGGAGCCAAGCGCCGGGGCGCAGAGGAGCCCTTTCATAATTAATAAGGCAGCTCAGCCGAAGGagcaaggggaagggggggacgGGGTATTGATTTtgcagcagaagctgctctAACCTCAGCTATTTATAGGCGCCTGATGCCTTTATAAAGAAATACACATCAAAGAGTAAACACGTCCTTTTTACTTATAAGGCGAGAGCCCAGCTGGCGaccgggggtgggtgggtgcgtGGGTGATGGGGAGGTAGGGGCCGCGAATTGGTTTGAGGTGATTTATTCCGGTGGGGAGCCGTTGCCTGCGCAGTAGCCCTCCTTTGCCAATGGGCAGGGTGGTAGGGTGTCTCTCTCCCTcgccccctctccctgctccctttccttcccaagGTCCGCAATGTAATGTGTAAGCAATAGCAAATGTAACAGTTCATAAATCAAACAGTGGGTCGCAAGCCAATCTGCATTTCCCAAACGGATTGAATCCCAGCAACGAATGCGCTCAGGAACTGGAGCCAGGCGCCTTTACCACTGGAAGCaatgttgattttttaatgataaaatacattatgcgtgtatttggggggggggggggggcggcttTGCAGAGCTCAGCCTCGCTTCGGCAGGCACAGGTCTGCTTGCATTTCGTTTTCCTTTGCCCTCCCTCTGGACTCAATCCGCACCACCaccaaagaaaaaggaaaaccctgGAGAGCAGAGCTTTGTTTAAATGGTTCGGGTTATTTTCCCTCCCCACAGAGGATCTAGACctaaattgatttttctgtgcaCATCTCTGTATTCATGAGGTCAGGCGCTGCTCTTATGATTTCCTCTAGCACGAAATGCCAGCTGCCGAGGAGACAGGGGAGAGAGCGAGCCCTTGCTGGTGTGCCAGGGGCTCCGCAGCCTTCTCGCCCCGCCACCGGGCCGCGGCGACCTGTGGCCGGCGGCAAGCAGCCCTCTTGGCCTCGGGGTGCCCGGGCGCCGGTCCCGCTTGCTGCCGGCACCCCCCGCTCGGCACCGGCAGGCGGCCGGGGGTGCTCCCGCTTCGACCCCCCACC
Proteins encoded:
- the NRN1 gene encoding neuritin — encoded protein: MGLKLNGRYISLILAVQIAHLVQAVRAAGRCDAVFRGFSDCLLRLGDNMANYPQDLDDKRNLQTICAYWDDFHACTLTALTDCQEGATDLWEKLRRESKNLDFQGSLFELCGGGSGAAPSLLPPALPLLLAALWAALVTWLPF